The following coding sequences are from one Candidatus Nitronereus thalassa window:
- a CDS encoding sialidase family protein has protein sequence MKIDNQGTLHLAWFEAGKARNEIFYATAPHQAMGVTLPIHVNKDGDPVSSLHQPPALALGPDQSVYITWSTPHPQGKSNPFASLLKASRWAPAIGTFTPPVTVNDDAAPTSHSFDNLCVSPSGTLHVSWIDERLGHGQPKTMTTRSDTKGLSFKKNLALEGMTCVCCRTAMTTAPDGTIYVSWRQTLEGNVRETVVARSTDNGRSYSSPVIVGHDQWVFPACPHRPSSIGVDGQGRLYVVWYTEGPDETPGIYFAMSDNQGQTFSPRRMLNRSKGTFPDKPHMAVDPQGRILVVWEELSPVRHEVFLSYSEDRGNTFTTPQRLNQAKGEGPVVSLNTRGQGSIAWNEHAFPNNVLIVQPVTISTPHSH, from the coding sequence TTGAAAATTGACAACCAAGGAACACTACATCTGGCATGGTTTGAAGCAGGGAAAGCTCGCAACGAAATTTTTTACGCAACAGCGCCCCATCAAGCCATGGGCGTTACTCTGCCCATTCATGTCAACAAAGACGGGGATCCCGTATCTTCACTCCATCAACCTCCTGCTCTCGCATTGGGACCAGATCAATCGGTGTATATCACCTGGTCAACACCCCATCCCCAAGGAAAAAGCAATCCATTTGCGAGCCTTCTAAAGGCAAGTCGCTGGGCCCCTGCCATAGGCACGTTTACCCCTCCAGTCACCGTAAATGATGATGCAGCCCCAACCAGTCATAGCTTTGACAATCTCTGTGTCAGCCCATCAGGCACGCTTCATGTGTCTTGGATCGACGAACGGCTGGGGCATGGACAACCCAAAACGATGACCACACGATCGGACACGAAGGGATTGAGTTTTAAAAAAAACCTCGCACTGGAGGGAATGACCTGTGTCTGTTGTCGAACCGCAATGACCACAGCTCCAGACGGGACAATTTATGTTTCCTGGCGACAGACTCTTGAGGGCAACGTGAGAGAAACCGTGGTGGCTCGTTCAACGGATAACGGGCGTTCCTATTCATCGCCCGTTATCGTGGGTCACGACCAATGGGTTTTTCCTGCATGTCCGCATCGACCATCCTCGATAGGGGTCGACGGTCAAGGAAGACTGTATGTGGTTTGGTATACCGAAGGCCCTGATGAAACACCGGGGATCTATTTCGCAATGTCTGACAATCAAGGACAAACCTTTTCACCACGTCGTATGCTTAATCGTTCAAAAGGCACTTTTCCGGATAAGCCACATATGGCCGTAGATCCACAAGGACGAATCCTCGTGGTGTGGGAAGAACTCTCGCCGGTTCGACATGAGGTATTTCTGAGTTATTCGGAAGATCGAGGAAACACGTTCACGACCCCTCAACGCCTGAATCAAGCCAAAGGAGAGGGGCCAGTCGTCAGCCTCAATACTCGAGGCCAAGGGAGCATTGCTTGGAACGAACATGCCTTTCCCAATAATGTGTTGATTGTACAACCCGTCACGATATCGACCCCTCACTCACACTAA
- a CDS encoding TlpA disulfide reductase family protein: MLQVIVFLLFGLPIPLLPHTVSGHSVWANDTLSSLQIVPPIPPAQAPHFRIVTLEGIPVDSQQLLGKVVLLNFWATWCGPCKEEMPALNRLQEHFPRDKFKILAVTTDIQPKAIQAFWNLLHLNMEVLLDETQEVSQQFFVRGLPTTILIGSDGTILGRAMGPRDWDSQDAIAFIRTLVNPESIE; this comes from the coding sequence ATGCTCCAGGTCATCGTTTTCCTCCTCTTCGGGTTGCCCATACCACTCCTACCCCATACGGTCTCCGGGCATTCGGTTTGGGCAAATGATACGTTGTCTTCCCTACAAATAGTTCCCCCCATTCCTCCAGCCCAAGCCCCGCACTTCCGCATTGTAACCCTTGAGGGAATACCCGTGGATTCTCAGCAACTGTTGGGGAAAGTCGTCCTTTTAAATTTTTGGGCAACCTGGTGTGGACCGTGCAAAGAAGAAATGCCTGCTCTAAATCGACTGCAAGAACATTTCCCGCGAGACAAGTTTAAAATTCTGGCTGTCACTACAGATATTCAGCCCAAGGCCATTCAGGCCTTTTGGAACCTCCTTCACTTGAACATGGAAGTTCTGCTCGATGAAACCCAAGAAGTGTCTCAACAATTTTTTGTTCGGGGATTACCCACGACCATCTTGATTGGAAGCGATGGAACCATTCTTGGCCGGGCTATGGGCCCGCGAGACTGGGACAGCCAGGACGCCATCGCGTTTATCCGAACTTTGGTAAACCCTGAGTCCATTGAATGA